From Acidobacteriota bacterium, one genomic window encodes:
- the folE gene encoding GTP cyclohydrolase I FolE translates to MLMKAQTEEQTTALSGLVRQMLHQLGEDDQRSGLERTPERVAASLQFLTQGYQLDLDSVINGALFEAEYDEMVIVKDIEVYSLCEHHLLPFYGKCHLAYLPDRKIIGLSKMARIVDVFSRRLQIQERLTTEIASTVKKYLEPKGVGVVIEAFHFCMMMRGVQKQNSQTVTSCMLGRFKSDSKTRSEFLEFLK, encoded by the coding sequence ATGCTGATGAAGGCCCAGACGGAGGAACAGACCACGGCCCTTTCCGGGCTGGTGCGCCAGATGCTTCACCAATTGGGTGAAGATGACCAGCGTTCAGGGTTGGAGCGGACTCCCGAGCGGGTGGCGGCAAGTCTCCAGTTCCTGACTCAGGGCTACCAGCTCGACTTGGACTCCGTGATCAACGGGGCGCTGTTTGAAGCCGAATATGACGAAATGGTGATCGTCAAGGACATCGAGGTCTACAGCCTCTGCGAGCACCACCTTCTGCCCTTTTACGGAAAGTGCCACCTGGCTTACCTGCCGGATCGAAAGATCATCGGATTAAGCAAGATGGCTCGAATCGTGGATGTCTTCAGCCGGCGGTTGCAAATTCAGGAGAGGCTCACCACGGAAATCGCATCCACGGTCAAGAAATACCTGGAGCCGAAGGGTGTGGGTGTAGTCATAGAAGCTTTTCATTTCTGCATGATGATGCGCGGGGTGCAGAAACAGAACAGTCAGACCGTCACCAGTTGCATGCTCGGCCGCTTCAAGAGCGACAGCAAGACCCGCAGCGAGTTTCTGGAGTTCCTCAAGTAG
- a CDS encoding M28 family peptidase has translation MSGDRAFTHVERLVSFGPRPPASPGIKKAQQYITDVLRRLSLEVEHQNFLASTPNGNLPMKNIMGRSPVEKGKVVILASHYDTHLMTNGVFVGANDGGSSVGLLLELARVLSRRKLSFSLWFVFFDGEEAQRAWSRTDSLYGSRYFVERLRARGQTGRIKAMILMDMVGDKDLVLENDLSSTPWLMGLVRDSATELGYGQHLSGNPMAVQDDHIPFTEVGIPAVDLIDFEFGPNNRYWHTPQDTLDKVSPRSMERVGQIVLKTLEKLSAR, from the coding sequence TTGAGCGGTGATCGGGCATTCACCCATGTGGAGCGCCTGGTCAGCTTCGGTCCCCGCCCTCCGGCTTCACCCGGCATAAAGAAAGCCCAACAGTACATTACGGACGTTTTGCGCCGACTCTCCCTGGAGGTCGAACACCAGAACTTCCTGGCTTCGACTCCCAATGGCAACCTGCCCATGAAAAATATCATGGGCCGCTCTCCGGTCGAAAAGGGGAAGGTAGTGATTCTGGCCAGCCATTACGACACCCACTTGATGACAAACGGCGTCTTTGTGGGGGCCAACGATGGAGGCTCCAGCGTAGGACTGTTGCTGGAACTGGCGAGGGTGCTCTCGCGCCGGAAACTGAGCTTCTCCTTGTGGTTTGTCTTTTTCGACGGAGAAGAAGCCCAGAGGGCTTGGTCGCGCACCGACAGTCTTTACGGGAGCCGCTATTTCGTGGAGCGTCTCAGAGCCCGAGGTCAGACCGGCAGAATCAAGGCCATGATTCTGATGGACATGGTGGGCGACAAGGACCTGGTGCTGGAGAACGACCTCAGCTCGACCCCATGGCTGATGGGCCTGGTGCGAGACTCCGCCACCGAGTTGGGCTATGGACAACACCTTTCCGGTAATCCGATGGCCGTGCAGGACGACCACATCCCATTTACCGAGGTGGGTATCCCGGCCGTGGATCTGATCGATTTCGAATTCGGACCGAACAACCGCTACTGGCACACGCCGCAGGACACACTGGACAAGGTCAGTCCCCGAAGCATGGAACGGGTGGGACAGATCGTGTTGAAAACTCTTGAAAAACTCTCGGCGCGGTGA
- a CDS encoding shikimate kinase: MERDRVFLVGFMGSGKSTVGPLLAKRLGWPFLDLDSMIEDSFGGPIHRIFAQHGEPFFRQMESDALRNLGRWKNCVAALGGGAFVDPGNRLQISKLGLSVFLDLALESVLERCPPDGTRPLLKDPASLQELYSSRLPLYRLSDFEVDASLPPDTIVSAILEKTRLQPSPRHTATPPDHGR; encoded by the coding sequence ATGGAAAGAGACCGTGTCTTTCTGGTCGGCTTCATGGGCTCCGGGAAGTCGACTGTCGGACCGTTGCTGGCCAAGCGCCTTGGATGGCCCTTCCTGGATCTGGACTCCATGATCGAGGACTCCTTCGGTGGTCCCATCCACCGAATTTTTGCACAGCACGGCGAACCCTTCTTCCGCCAGATGGAAAGCGATGCCTTGAGGAATCTGGGGCGGTGGAAGAACTGCGTCGCAGCCCTGGGAGGCGGTGCATTTGTGGACCCGGGGAACCGTCTCCAAATCAGTAAGCTGGGACTATCGGTATTTCTCGACCTGGCCCTGGAGAGTGTGCTGGAGCGATGCCCCCCGGACGGCACCCGACCGCTCCTGAAGGATCCGGCTTCCCTCCAGGAGCTCTACTCCTCCCGATTGCCCCTGTACCGGTTGAGCGATTTTGAGGTCGACGCCTCCTTGCCCCCTGATACAATAGTGAGCGCCATCCTGGAAAAGACCCGTTTGCAGCCCTCACCGAGACACACTGCTACCCCTCCTGACCATGGGCGTTAG
- a CDS encoding DUF4097 family beta strand repeat-containing protein gives MTNRQTLLTLPVALMLAIPATSAPHDHREEKIFNVGDSPTIILVNYSGSISVEGGKNKVVTVIGMRRSENVEIDTEVGPNRVRITSHVLDELATAENTVVDYELYVPEQSNLEIRSNMGVVTVHNIRGQVSVDVVEAEVKVAGVEGYVNASSLGRKAVQVTQSKGTIHATTVTGDIVLDQLESDNVKANSTLGNITYKGDFMGGGSYNLSSTDGQISVICDEEASVEWEARTFKGSIKTNLPIKSKQHRRLWRDRHSLLGTLNEGAATVQLSTFSGPIQIKRQSSEEF, from the coding sequence ATGACCAATCGCCAAACTCTCCTGACCCTGCCAGTTGCTCTGATGCTGGCAATTCCCGCGACCTCAGCTCCGCACGACCATCGCGAGGAAAAGATCTTCAACGTCGGGGACTCGCCCACCATCATCCTTGTGAACTATTCCGGCTCGATCTCCGTGGAGGGCGGCAAGAACAAGGTGGTGACGGTGATTGGGATGAGGCGTTCGGAGAACGTCGAAATCGATACCGAAGTCGGACCTAACCGGGTGCGGATCACCAGTCACGTGCTGGACGAGCTGGCCACCGCCGAGAATACGGTGGTGGACTATGAGCTCTACGTTCCGGAACAATCGAACCTGGAGATTCGATCCAACATGGGCGTCGTTACGGTACACAACATTCGAGGCCAGGTAAGCGTGGACGTGGTGGAGGCAGAGGTCAAGGTGGCCGGGGTCGAGGGTTACGTCAATGCCTCCTCGCTCGGACGGAAGGCCGTGCAGGTCACCCAATCCAAGGGAACCATTCACGCCACCACGGTGACTGGAGACATTGTGCTGGACCAGTTGGAAAGCGACAATGTCAAGGCCAACTCAACCCTTGGCAACATCACCTACAAAGGGGATTTCATGGGTGGAGGCTCCTACAATCTTTCCAGTACCGACGGTCAGATTTCGGTCATCTGCGATGAGGAAGCCTCGGTGGAGTGGGAAGCCCGGACGTTTAAGGGGAGCATCAAGACCAACCTTCCCATCAAGTCCAAGCAACACCGACGGCTGTGGCGTGACCGCCATTCGCTCTTGGGCACCCTGAACGAAGGTGCGGCAACCGTGCAGCTCTCCACCTTCAGTGGCCCGATCCAGATCAAACGCCAGTCTTCGGAAGAGTTCTAG
- a CDS encoding zf-HC2 domain-containing protein, translating into MIKCTDMLEEVSSWVDGELDPSRAEAVEKHLKSCPLCAAFHKDLHSIRAGVEGLEPLDPPEHLWTNLRFQLEAEGLIRSKPKESFWAALLPKRLPDLKPAWSGAILALFLGVGSLLVFDLTTRSPVVPVPAVSTSHQEAVLEELRKAEANYRAAIEALSASSREKLESLDPVLAQVFHDNLATMDYYLHECKEAVKNSPENPLAHRYLLAAYQKKVELMQTIVTSDSLL; encoded by the coding sequence ATGATCAAATGTACGGACATGCTAGAAGAGGTCTCGTCGTGGGTGGATGGAGAACTGGATCCCTCGCGGGCTGAGGCAGTTGAGAAACATCTCAAGTCCTGCCCCCTCTGCGCTGCTTTCCATAAGGACCTCCATTCCATCCGCGCAGGCGTGGAAGGGTTGGAGCCCCTGGATCCGCCCGAGCATCTCTGGACCAACCTCCGATTCCAGCTCGAAGCCGAAGGGCTCATTCGCTCCAAGCCCAAAGAATCCTTCTGGGCCGCGCTTCTGCCCAAGCGCTTGCCTGACTTGAAACCCGCCTGGAGCGGTGCTATATTGGCTTTGTTTCTCGGGGTCGGGTCGCTGCTGGTATTCGATTTGACCACCCGCTCGCCGGTGGTTCCGGTTCCCGCGGTCTCGACTTCCCACCAGGAGGCCGTTCTCGAGGAACTCCGCAAGGCGGAGGCGAATTACCGCGCCGCCATCGAGGCGCTCAGCGCAAGCTCCCGCGAGAAGCTGGAGAGCCTGGATCCGGTCCTGGCACAGGTATTTCACGACAATCTGGCGACCATGGATTATTACCTGCACGAGTGCAAGGAGGCGGTGAAAAACAGCCCGGAAAATCCGCTGGCCCACCGGTACCTCTTGGCCGCTTATCAAAAGAAAGTCGAGTTGATGCAGACCATCGTGACCTCGGATTCATTGTTATAA
- a CDS encoding sigma-70 family RNA polymerase sigma factor — protein MTEAQAIAGCVAGDPQAFEVLYNMHKRRVYSLCLRMVRDPAEAEDLSQEAFMQLFRKIGTFRGDSAFSTWMHRLTVNIILMRIRKKGLDQVSLDQDRDDGQDLPPKEYGTEDIDLLGVVDRITLEKAIAALPKGYRTVFVLHDIEGYEHNEIARMMGYSVGNSKSQLFKARLKLRSLLLDKKPNLEKRGLKASP, from the coding sequence ATGACCGAAGCTCAAGCCATCGCTGGATGCGTCGCCGGGGACCCACAGGCGTTCGAGGTGCTGTACAACATGCACAAGCGCCGGGTCTACTCGCTCTGCTTGAGAATGGTCCGCGATCCGGCAGAGGCGGAGGACCTGAGCCAGGAAGCCTTCATGCAGCTTTTCAGGAAGATCGGCACCTTCCGGGGAGACTCGGCGTTCTCGACCTGGATGCATCGCCTGACAGTCAATATCATTCTGATGCGCATCAGAAAGAAGGGGCTGGACCAGGTCTCGCTGGATCAGGACCGCGACGACGGGCAGGATCTCCCTCCCAAGGAATATGGAACCGAGGATATCGACCTGTTGGGCGTTGTGGACCGAATCACGCTGGAAAAGGCGATAGCAGCACTGCCCAAAGGGTATCGGACCGTCTTCGTCCTGCACGACATTGAAGGATATGAACACAACGAAATTGCCCGGATGATGGGTTATTCGGTCGGAAATTCCAAGTCCCAGCTCTTCAAGGCACGCCTCAAGCTCAGGTCCCTGTTGCTGGACAAGAAGCCGAATTTGGAAAAAAGAGGACTCAAGGCATCACCATAG
- the nrdR gene encoding transcriptional regulator NrdR translates to MKCPYCSHLEDKVVDSRESREGEAIRRRRQCAECGRRFTTYERIDEIPYLLVKKDGSRERFDPQKLMVGLLKACEKRPVSMNQLESIVNEVESFVHESGNRERQTAQIGEMLMERLRQLDKVAYVRYASVYLDFKDIKEFMAELRELLRVERTG, encoded by the coding sequence ATGAAGTGTCCCTATTGTAGTCACCTTGAAGACAAGGTCGTCGATTCCCGAGAGAGCAGGGAAGGTGAGGCTATCCGCCGCCGCCGCCAGTGCGCGGAGTGCGGGCGCAGATTCACCACCTACGAAAGGATCGACGAGATTCCCTATTTGCTGGTCAAGAAGGATGGGTCTCGGGAGAGGTTTGATCCGCAGAAGCTGATGGTGGGTCTATTGAAGGCCTGCGAGAAGCGTCCGGTGAGCATGAACCAACTGGAATCCATCGTGAATGAAGTCGAATCCTTTGTTCACGAGTCCGGCAACCGCGAGAGACAAACCGCTCAGATAGGCGAAATGCTGATGGAGAGATTGCGTCAACTCGACAAGGTGGCCTATGTGAGATATGCCTCGGTGTACCTGGATTTCAAGGACATCAAGGAGTTCATGGCAGAGCTTCGAGAACTGCTCAGAGTTGAGAGAACAGGCTGA
- the thiL gene encoding thiamine-phosphate kinase: MPAVPEDVGIMAVRSSVQGETRLIERIHRLARQVLSPSENVSISFGDDAAALVPSSGHTLLISTDALVEGIHFDLDYFRPEDLGWKALAVNLSDIAAMGGKPLGFTTSLAFPEEKPPSFVTRIYGGMLKLAELSGAALLGGDLCASPKTLFLDVTILGEVKSEQVRTRKNARPGDSLFVTGELGASAIGLELLRRAPRRARYYPHLAGRHLRPIPRNRMGCWLAANGFASALIDLSDGLSTDLHHLCQASRVGAVIEADRIPLPGISPKVGSWVERPLLDYGLNGGEDYELLFTVPHGSRHQIPGRLDGLGIHEIGRITDEPGACWLRERGCLRPLASGGFDHFQK, encoded by the coding sequence ATGCCGGCAGTTCCGGAGGACGTAGGGATCATGGCGGTCCGGTCCTCCGTTCAGGGTGAAACCAGGCTGATCGAACGCATACACCGCCTCGCCCGCCAAGTTCTCTCACCATCCGAAAACGTTTCCATCTCGTTTGGCGACGACGCTGCCGCCCTGGTCCCGTCCTCGGGGCATACGCTGCTGATTTCGACCGATGCCCTTGTAGAGGGCATTCACTTCGATCTGGACTACTTTCGACCGGAAGATCTGGGTTGGAAAGCCCTGGCCGTTAATCTCAGCGACATCGCCGCCATGGGAGGCAAGCCGTTGGGATTCACCACTTCATTGGCGTTTCCGGAAGAAAAGCCACCAAGCTTTGTGACCCGGATTTATGGGGGCATGTTGAAGCTGGCTGAACTCAGCGGGGCCGCGCTTCTGGGAGGCGACCTGTGTGCGTCTCCGAAAACCTTGTTTTTGGACGTGACCATTTTGGGAGAAGTGAAATCGGAGCAGGTTCGCACTCGAAAGAATGCTCGTCCTGGAGACAGCCTTTTTGTCACCGGGGAACTTGGGGCGTCGGCGATAGGACTGGAGTTGCTTCGGCGGGCTCCCCGGCGGGCCCGTTACTATCCGCACCTGGCGGGAAGACATCTGCGGCCGATACCCAGAAATCGCATGGGTTGCTGGCTGGCAGCCAACGGCTTTGCTTCCGCTCTTATCGACTTGAGTGATGGGCTCTCTACCGACCTTCACCATCTTTGCCAAGCGAGTCGGGTGGGCGCCGTGATTGAAGCGGACCGCATACCCCTGCCTGGAATCAGCCCAAAAGTCGGTTCCTGGGTGGAACGGCCCCTGCTAGACTATGGGTTGAATGGTGGCGAGGATTACGAGCTCCTGTTCACGGTGCCACACGGGAGTCGGCATCAGATTCCCGGCCGGTTGGACGGCCTTGGGATTCACGAAATCGGCCGTATTACCGATGAGCCCGGGGCGTGTTGGCTTCGAGAACGGGGATGCTTGAGACCTCTTGCGTCCGGCGGATTCGACCATTTTCAAAAATAG